One window from the genome of Streptococcus parasanguinis encodes:
- a CDS encoding SEC10/PgrA surface exclusion domain-containing protein: protein MKKKTIKATVSAVSIATAFAGFSVVQADEVTATQPNESTLSVESTSPSSTNIKQVDGVFVHNGIATVTKTPTPEVVEEARTIKEEADQSVLNQESALENAKASEATVASKVSEASVNLKNAEANKELATPEKIEITKNEISEVKADIEKKETSQKDASEKVLEAEKERNQQSEVIKKDQDKISEQEKKVSTAEEAVATAQKNLNGTGASEIIAEREKAKSDVAEKESAESAAKKALETAINEDKNKAEELSKASADEKTQLSASQVSAKQLADAKKVAEEAASALVKVQKEKETAQKVLDGTGVEEIVAERDAAKKNLDAKEATENIAKQELDRAKEADAKKATALKNAKSVEADQIKKSQETAKNLSSAEEKQKQAQENLKKAQENKVSAQSNLDASESQLAQTIANRDSKANDLANKQNSKISAEEELKTAKENDAKKASEISALTTKKNQEEAKVNETSNELASATSAAQEAKENKEKADQAVEMLNQQIVAIKNLTIPQLPQDVIDAYKAYLADNSDANKNALNDVIQKWFTGSKYDFGTPETEYSPEHQNIVIKGWPNKDIVLPIDDSEVDLDNLTDKQIEALSQYYVLLANNLQDQVWGSHDFIVTKESVQGVKNIAKAYAEENKPFGTSHSVTALAKDGLDSIAWAGENMSFNNTLLGFSAYYSEAKETRKATMSQLYREVYDAVISFMANDVHAYFGHMRLMIGEKAPSDIQAVGVANSLTPSGVGRMHFIKFKGQSSHFDYIKDEQTGEYHSKFIDDYYDKGIAKPLATPFDTSKMEDELTAAKAKQTAANTANNSAQNRLEKAKSENDSSTKALKETTAKLDALKATPDQTPAATTKLENATQNYNEAQIQFNKAQDALDQLNADIQNKRQALANAKDNLDQATTAEVKAKSDLEKAKLENQNANQNLKKTQKLVAELMSVPDQTPSAQKKYDNAKQLKEDAETRYIKAQTALDNLNADLQVKQKALETAKEQLEKAKATDKTARNSLDETTKIHEKHLAALNATRQTIARLNSISDKTPLAQKNLDEASQQLVAAKTRYAKAQLAVENLNADIQTKQKVLADARADLDKELKVLSDLKAEKATDEAELRNRQNKVEELKVKESQIKDEISKLKTHLVALETLLDHLENADAYLMKAKGAYDNAVEEHRLALENVAREEAKLKTLLQDQLDATAQYEAVREAYLNTRTRQSEVFNDKVDHKMISLNPALEKSIPESTSNERVYSYAGNQAKYAANRALPNTSSIENWLVFAMGIVLCSFGISVSRKHRD from the coding sequence ATGAAAAAGAAAACGATCAAAGCAACTGTATCCGCTGTATCAATAGCTACAGCTTTTGCGGGATTTTCTGTTGTACAAGCGGATGAAGTAACTGCAACTCAGCCAAATGAGTCAACATTAAGTGTTGAATCGACGTCTCCTTCGTCTACAAATATAAAACAAGTAGACGGGGTATTTGTCCATAATGGAATTGCAACCGTAACGAAAACGCCAACTCCTGAAGTTGTAGAAGAAGCAAGAACGATCAAGGAAGAAGCCGATCAATCGGTTTTAAATCAAGAAAGTGCATTAGAAAACGCTAAGGCTTCGGAAGCAACCGTTGCATCAAAAGTTTCCGAAGCAAGTGTTAACTTAAAGAATGCTGAGGCAAATAAAGAATTAGCTACGCCGGAAAAAATTGAAATAACGAAGAATGAAATTTCAGAGGTAAAAGCTGACATTGAGAAAAAGGAAACATCACAAAAAGATGCATCTGAAAAAGTTCTAGAAGCTGAGAAAGAACGTAATCAGCAATCAGAGGTTATTAAAAAAGATCAAGATAAAATTTCAGAGCAAGAAAAGAAAGTTTCAACAGCTGAGGAAGCCGTAGCAACTGCACAAAAAAATCTTAATGGCACTGGTGCATCGGAAATCATTGCTGAAAGAGAAAAAGCAAAAAGTGATGTAGCTGAAAAAGAATCAGCAGAATCAGCAGCGAAAAAGGCTTTGGAAACTGCCATTAACGAAGACAAAAATAAAGCCGAAGAACTCAGTAAAGCTTCTGCTGATGAAAAAACGCAACTTAGTGCTAGTCAAGTTTCTGCTAAACAATTAGCAGATGCTAAAAAGGTTGCAGAAGAAGCAGCAAGTGCATTAGTGAAGGTTCAAAAAGAGAAAGAAACTGCTCAGAAAGTTTTAGACGGCACTGGCGTTGAAGAAATAGTAGCAGAACGTGATGCGGCTAAGAAAAATTTAGATGCTAAAGAAGCAACTGAAAATATAGCAAAACAGGAACTTGATCGTGCCAAAGAAGCAGATGCTAAAAAAGCTACCGCACTAAAAAATGCAAAATCAGTTGAAGCGGATCAAATAAAGAAAAGCCAAGAAACGGCGAAAAACTTGTCATCTGCTGAAGAAAAACAAAAACAAGCACAAGAGAATCTAAAGAAAGCTCAAGAAAATAAGGTTTCAGCACAAAGTAATCTTGATGCTTCTGAATCACAACTTGCCCAAACAATCGCAAATCGTGATAGTAAAGCAAATGATTTAGCAAATAAACAAAATAGTAAGATTAGTGCAGAAGAAGAGCTCAAAACAGCTAAAGAAAATGATGCTAAGAAAGCTTCAGAAATTTCAGCTTTAACTACTAAGAAAAACCAAGAAGAGGCAAAAGTAAATGAAACTTCAAATGAGCTAGCGAGTGCTACATCAGCAGCTCAGGAAGCAAAAGAGAATAAAGAGAAAGCTGATCAAGCAGTTGAAATGCTGAATCAACAAATTGTAGCAATTAAAAATCTCACTATTCCTCAATTGCCTCAAGATGTCATTGATGCTTACAAGGCTTATCTTGCCGATAACTCAGATGCAAATAAAAATGCATTAAACGATGTTATTCAAAAATGGTTCACAGGTAGTAAGTATGATTTTGGTACTCCAGAGACGGAATATTCTCCTGAACACCAAAATATTGTTATCAAAGGTTGGCCAAATAAGGATATTGTTTTGCCTATCGATGACTCTGAAGTCGATTTGGATAATCTTACAGATAAACAGATTGAAGCTTTGAGTCAATATTATGTGCTTCTCGCAAACAATCTGCAAGACCAAGTCTGGGGAAGCCATGATTTTATAGTTACTAAAGAATCTGTTCAAGGTGTTAAAAATATCGCAAAAGCCTATGCTGAAGAAAATAAACCATTTGGTACAAGTCATAGTGTGACAGCTCTTGCAAAAGATGGACTGGATTCAATCGCTTGGGCTGGCGAAAATATGAGCTTCAATAATACATTGCTAGGTTTTAGTGCTTATTATTCAGAAGCAAAAGAAACACGAAAAGCTACAATGTCTCAATTATATCGCGAGGTATATGATGCCGTAATTAGCTTTATGGCAAATGATGTACATGCATATTTTGGACATATGAGATTAATGATTGGAGAAAAAGCTCCTTCAGATATACAAGCAGTCGGGGTAGCAAATAGCCTAACACCTAGTGGTGTTGGTCGAATGCATTTTATTAAATTCAAAGGTCAATCTAGCCATTTCGATTACATTAAAGATGAACAAACAGGTGAGTATCACTCTAAGTTCATTGACGACTATTATGATAAAGGGATTGCTAAACCTCTAGCTACTCCATTTGATACTTCAAAAATGGAAGATGAGTTAACAGCTGCTAAAGCTAAACAGACTGCAGCAAATACAGCAAATAATTCTGCACAGAATCGTTTGGAAAAAGCTAAATCAGAAAATGATTCAAGTACAAAAGCTCTCAAAGAAACGACAGCAAAATTAGATGCTTTGAAAGCTACTCCTGACCAAACACCTGCAGCTACTACTAAATTGGAAAACGCTACACAAAATTATAATGAAGCACAAATCCAATTTAATAAGGCTCAAGATGCACTTGATCAATTAAATGCTGATATTCAAAACAAGCGTCAAGCTTTAGCAAATGCAAAAGACAATTTAGACCAGGCTACAACAGCAGAAGTAAAAGCTAAATCTGATCTTGAAAAAGCAAAACTAGAAAATCAAAATGCGAATCAAAATCTGAAAAAAACTCAAAAACTTGTAGCAGAATTAATGTCAGTTCCTGATCAAACTCCAAGTGCACAAAAGAAATACGACAATGCGAAACAACTAAAAGAAGATGCTGAAACAAGATATATCAAAGCTCAAACAGCTCTGGATAACTTAAATGCAGACCTTCAAGTTAAGCAAAAAGCATTAGAAACTGCAAAAGAGCAGCTTGAAAAAGCAAAAGCAACAGATAAGACTGCAAGAAACAGTTTAGATGAAACAACAAAAATTCATGAAAAACATTTGGCAGCCTTAAATGCTACACGTCAAACGATTGCAAGATTAAACTCAATCTCAGATAAGACACCTCTTGCGCAAAAGAATCTAGATGAAGCTTCTCAACAATTGGTTGCTGCCAAGACTCGTTATGCAAAAGCACAATTAGCTGTTGAAAATCTAAATGCAGATATTCAAACAAAACAAAAAGTTTTAGCAGATGCGCGTGCAGATTTGGATAAAGAACTTAAAGTACTTTCAGATCTTAAAGCTGAAAAAGCTACGGATGAAGCAGAACTCAGAAACCGTCAGAATAAAGTTGAAGAGTTAAAAGTTAAAGAAAGTCAAATTAAGGATGAAATTTCTAAATTAAAGACTCACTTAGTTGCTTTAGAAACACTTTTAGATCATCTTGAAAATGCTGATGCATATTTGATGAAAGCAAAAGGAGCATATGACAATGCAGTTGAAGAGCACCGTTTAGCACTTGAGAATGTCGCAAGAGAGGAAGCTAAACTTAAAACACTTCTACAAGATCAATTGGATGCAACTGCGCAATATGAAGCAGTTAGGGAAGCCTATTTAAATACTCGTACAAGACAAAGCGAAGTCTTTAACGATAAAGTAGATCACAAGATGATTTCTCTGAATCCTGCGTTAGAAAAGAGTATACCAGAAAGTACTTCTAATGAACGAGTATATAGCTATGCTGGAAATCAAGCTAAATATGCTGCAAATAGAGCCTTGCCTAATACAAGTTCAATTGAGAATTGGTTAGTGTTTGCAATGGGAATTGTTCTTTGTAGTTTTGGTATTTCAGTATCACGGAAACATCGTGATTAA
- a CDS encoding helix-turn-helix domain-containing protein, whose translation MSKLQKYISKRIRILRTQSGMTQEQLEEKADLGTNYAYKLENLEPNIKISTLEKIIEALNVDLQTFFDLTLKEESTDLAQLIDTIKSLPEYKQNKVISAINTIINETK comes from the coding sequence ATGTCAAAATTACAAAAGTATATAAGCAAAAGAATACGGATTCTGCGGACCCAGTCAGGAATGACTCAGGAACAATTAGAAGAAAAAGCAGATCTTGGAACCAATTACGCGTATAAGTTAGAAAATTTAGAGCCCAATATAAAAATTAGTACGCTTGAGAAAATTATAGAAGCGTTAAATGTTGATCTACAAACTTTTTTTGATTTAACACTTAAAGAAGAAAGTACTGATTTAGCACAGCTTATTGACACTATCAAATCTTTACCAGAGTACAAACAAAATAAAGTCATTTCAGCTATTAACACAATTATTAACGAGACAAAATAA